From Draconibacterium halophilum, one genomic window encodes:
- a CDS encoding SpoIID/LytB domain-containing protein codes for MSIPNIHVGIMSADLVEFNFHGEYQLVGTDHVSSGDGSVRIENGKIQLDDSKISLDKLYFVPLERGKSEFELKDVTIGVNFHWEQKENQKFQGALKFIIEEDKITAVNILSIEDYLISVISSEMSAQSSIDLLKAHAIISRSWLIAQIEKQDKLTDAAETYERTFETTDEYIKWYDREDHTRFHVCADDHCQRYQGTTRSHNPNVVKAVNETAGVVLSYNGVICDARFSKCCGGIAELFENCWEPVNHPYLTAVIDNPAAPKGFDTDLTVEENAVPWLKKAPEAFCNTTDEEVLKQVLNEYDWTAKDFYRWTVEYAQDDLAALILKRSGYDFGKILDMIPIERGASGRLIKLKIVGSKKTLTVGKELEIRRWLSESHLYSAAFIVEKQDVVDGVPQQFILQGAGWGHGVGLCQIGAAVMGHNGYKYDEILHHYFKNITLEKRY; via the coding sequence ATGAGCATTCCAAATATTCACGTTGGCATAATGAGTGCCGATCTTGTCGAATTCAATTTTCATGGAGAATACCAATTGGTAGGAACAGATCATGTTTCTTCGGGAGATGGTTCGGTTCGTATCGAAAACGGAAAAATACAACTTGATGATTCAAAAATAAGTCTGGATAAATTGTATTTCGTGCCACTGGAAAGGGGCAAGTCGGAGTTCGAATTAAAAGACGTAACAATTGGCGTAAATTTTCACTGGGAACAGAAAGAAAATCAGAAGTTTCAGGGGGCACTGAAATTTATTATTGAAGAGGATAAAATTACAGCTGTAAATATATTGTCGATTGAAGACTATCTGATCAGCGTAATATCTTCCGAAATGAGTGCTCAAAGCTCGATTGATTTGTTGAAAGCTCATGCGATTATTTCGCGTAGCTGGTTAATTGCTCAAATTGAAAAGCAAGACAAGCTGACCGACGCTGCGGAAACTTACGAGCGTACTTTTGAAACCACTGATGAATACATAAAATGGTACGACCGCGAAGATCATACCCGATTTCATGTTTGTGCTGATGACCATTGCCAGCGTTACCAGGGAACAACGCGTTCGCATAACCCGAATGTGGTAAAAGCTGTTAATGAAACGGCCGGTGTAGTACTTTCCTACAATGGCGTAATTTGTGATGCACGATTTTCGAAATGTTGTGGCGGTATTGCCGAACTTTTCGAAAATTGCTGGGAACCTGTAAATCATCCTTATTTAACAGCTGTGATTGATAACCCTGCAGCACCAAAAGGATTTGATACAGATCTTACTGTAGAGGAAAATGCAGTTCCGTGGTTAAAAAAAGCGCCGGAAGCATTTTGTAACACCACCGATGAAGAAGTGCTGAAGCAGGTGTTGAACGAATACGACTGGACGGCCAAAGACTTTTATCGCTGGACGGTGGAATATGCTCAAGATGATCTTGCAGCATTGATTTTGAAACGCTCGGGATATGATTTTGGGAAGATTCTGGATATGATTCCGATTGAACGCGGCGCATCAGGGCGACTGATAAAACTGAAAATTGTTGGAAGTAAAAAGACTTTAACGGTTGGGAAAGAGCTCGAAATTCGCCGTTGGTTGAGTGAATCACATTTATACAGCGCTGCATTTATTGTTGAAAAACAGGATGTTGTAGATGGAGTTCCGCAACAGTTTATTTTGCAGGGAGCAGGCTGGGGGCACGGTGTTGGCCTTTGTCAGATTGGAGCTGCTGTTATGGGGCACAATGGCTATAAATACGATGAGATACTGCATCATTATTTTAAAAATATAACTTTGGAAAAACGATACTAG
- a CDS encoding glycosyltransferase family 2 protein — translation MTKINCFIPAAAYSQVSEMVGELHANPSVNKIFLPENVAKEAGEKAEVFSFEKLSSTATVKQIAALSADVDYILLLTKVTAVKLGQFAVERLVDTAEQTGAVKIYSDYYEVKEGKLATHPVIDYQEGSLRDDFNFGPLVLYKADAFTTAVKNMTQNFEHAGMYYLRLKVAQQGELFRIPEFLYTIDETDNRKSGQKIFDYVDPKNRQVQVEMEQAATEHLKDVGAWLSPDFTPVELDDKGFDKKASVVIPVRNRELTIADAIESVLMQKTDFDFNLIVIDNHSTDKTTSIIQSFAEKDDRVVHIVPVREDLGIGGCWNLGVHDTRCGMIAMQLDSDDIYKDENTLQKVVDVFKAEKCAMVVGTYQLVNFGLEELPPGIIDHKEWTPDNGKNNALRINGLGAPRAFYTPVLRDVKIPNTSYGEDYAVGLAISRNYQIGRTYDNLYLCRRWDDNSDAALDIVKMNAHNTYKDRIRTIELKARQKKNNRPL, via the coding sequence ATGACTAAAATTAACTGTTTTATACCCGCCGCAGCCTATTCTCAGGTATCGGAAATGGTTGGAGAATTACATGCCAATCCATCAGTAAATAAAATATTTTTACCTGAAAATGTGGCAAAAGAGGCCGGCGAAAAAGCTGAGGTATTTTCATTCGAAAAATTAAGTTCTACTGCAACGGTAAAACAAATTGCTGCCTTGTCGGCAGACGTAGACTACATATTATTGCTGACAAAAGTAACTGCTGTAAAACTCGGTCAATTTGCCGTTGAGCGTTTAGTTGATACTGCTGAACAAACCGGTGCCGTAAAAATTTACTCCGATTACTACGAGGTAAAAGAAGGCAAGTTGGCAACGCATCCGGTGATTGATTACCAGGAGGGTAGTTTACGCGATGACTTTAATTTTGGTCCGCTGGTATTGTACAAAGCCGATGCATTTACAACGGCGGTAAAAAATATGACACAGAATTTTGAACACGCCGGAATGTATTACCTGCGTTTAAAAGTGGCGCAGCAAGGCGAGTTGTTCCGTATTCCTGAGTTTTTATACACCATTGACGAAACCGATAACCGCAAAAGCGGTCAAAAGATATTCGATTATGTAGATCCGAAAAACCGCCAGGTGCAGGTTGAAATGGAACAGGCAGCAACCGAACATTTAAAAGATGTGGGCGCGTGGTTAAGTCCCGATTTTACACCGGTTGAGTTGGATGATAAAGGCTTTGATAAAAAAGCTTCGGTTGTAATTCCAGTGCGAAACCGCGAACTTACCATTGCCGATGCCATTGAGTCAGTACTAATGCAAAAAACTGACTTTGATTTTAACCTCATCGTTATTGATAATCACTCAACAGACAAAACTACTTCCATCATTCAGTCTTTTGCTGAAAAAGACGATCGGGTGGTGCACATTGTTCCGGTTCGTGAAGATCTTGGAATTGGTGGCTGCTGGAATCTTGGTGTACACGATACACGCTGTGGAATGATTGCGATGCAGTTGGATAGCGATGATATTTATAAAGATGAAAATACATTGCAAAAGGTGGTTGATGTTTTTAAAGCCGAAAAATGTGCCATGGTTGTGGGAACATACCAATTGGTGAATTTTGGTTTGGAAGAGCTACCTCCTGGTATTATCGATCATAAAGAATGGACGCCGGATAACGGTAAAAACAATGCTTTACGAATTAATGGTCTGGGGGCGCCGCGTGCCTTTTATACTCCGGTGTTGCGCGATGTAAAAATTCCGAATACCAGCTATGGGGAGGATTATGCTGTTGGTTTGGCCATTTCCAGAAATTACCAAATTGGGCGGACCTATGATAATCTGTACTTGTGTCGCCGTTGGGATGATAACTCGGATGCCGCCCTGGATATTGTGAAAATGAATGCACACAATACCTACAAGGACCGTATTAGAACCATTGAATTAAAAGCTCGTCAGAAGAAAAATAATCGCCCCCTTTAG
- a CDS encoding DUF4922 domain-containing protein: MNSISTKIKQLLTDQKKEWELAGKNFAGLEHVKVRAFQFDGFTIKVQFNPGRIVSSAAKVDKKSIEARPCFLCAANRPVEQRGVTCGDFEVLVNPFPIFPKHFTVPTFAHTPQLIKGNFVNMLDLAKAMENFTLFYNGPLCGASAPDHFHFQAGNSGFMPLDTELYVLKEKYGIEWVKNEVNYSAIKDGVRNFLVLESADKAALENAFARIYALLDHHSEEEEPMLNILARYINDGWRILVFPRALHRPSQYFAKGEENILISPASVDMGGVLITPQENDFMNIRKTDIESIMKQVLWTEDQFDKLTTKLK; encoded by the coding sequence ATGAATTCAATCTCAACAAAAATTAAACAACTACTTACCGATCAGAAAAAGGAATGGGAGCTGGCGGGTAAAAATTTTGCAGGACTGGAACACGTTAAGGTACGCGCGTTTCAATTTGATGGATTTACGATTAAGGTTCAGTTTAATCCGGGACGAATTGTTTCTTCGGCGGCTAAAGTGGATAAAAAATCAATTGAAGCGCGGCCATGTTTTTTGTGTGCAGCAAATCGCCCGGTTGAGCAACGTGGCGTAACTTGTGGCGATTTTGAGGTGTTGGTAAATCCTTTTCCAATATTTCCTAAACACTTTACTGTTCCCACTTTTGCACATACTCCTCAACTGATAAAAGGAAATTTTGTCAACATGCTTGATCTGGCAAAAGCAATGGAAAATTTTACCTTGTTTTACAACGGACCCTTATGTGGCGCATCGGCACCCGATCATTTTCATTTTCAGGCCGGAAATTCAGGATTCATGCCGCTGGATACTGAATTGTATGTTTTAAAAGAAAAATACGGAATTGAGTGGGTGAAAAATGAAGTGAACTACAGTGCCATAAAAGATGGCGTTCGCAATTTCTTGGTGCTGGAATCGGCAGATAAAGCAGCCTTAGAAAATGCGTTTGCCCGAATCTATGCACTTCTTGATCATCATTCGGAAGAGGAGGAACCAATGCTAAATATTCTTGCCCGTTATATAAACGATGGCTGGAGGATTCTCGTATTTCCGCGTGCACTTCACCGTCCGTCGCAGTATTTTGCAAAAGGCGAAGAGAATATTCTTATCAGTCCCGCATCGGTTGATATGGGCGGCGTTTTAATTACTCCACAAGAAAACGATTTTATGAATATCAGAAAAACTGATATTGAAAGTATAATGAAACAGGTTTTATGGACAGAAGACCAATTTGATAAACTAACTACAAAACTTAAATAA
- a CDS encoding glycoside hydrolase family 9 protein — protein MTKRALLLLFFLFGVSLSFAQQKVIRVNQLGYLPQSVKVAVFLSSEAQDAGEFQVLEALTGKPVYEAEVKHSNGSDWGMKTAFRLDFSAVTKSGGYYLKLGETHSPAFQIATDVYNGTADFLLKYMRQQRCGFNPYLQDSCHLHDGIIVDHPTKTGKKIDVTGGWHDASDYLQYLTTSANATYQLLYAYQQNPTVFNDDYKGNGLPGANGIPDILDEAKWGLDWMVKMNPLAGEMYNQIADDRDHRGYRLPNKDTVSYGLEGTYRPVYFITGNSQGLAEHKNRTTGVSSSAAKYASSFALGAMMIKKYYPEFAKQIERKAAEAYTFALSDLGACQTACNVSPYFYEEANYVDDVELAATTLYQLTGNEYYLAEAKKWGSVENVTPWMSTGFARHYQFYPFVNLGHVFLAQKDENFADYLKQGLTHIYDRGKDDPFLNGIPFIWCSNNLVAAALTQARTYEEITGDYTFVEMEAALRDWLFGCNPWGTSMICGLPAGGDNPELPHSSITKILGETTYGGLVDGPISNTLFSSLIGINIQQPDPLEDFNMGKAVYHDDMGDYSSNEPTMDGTASLSYYLSSLEELGIDQHNEYEKDGQGAIRRINPSEKNIYLIFSAHDKAEGAAHILKVLNKKNCKASFFFTGDFLRDKQFQSTIKKVVKNGHYFGAHSDKHLLYCDWTKRDSLLVDRFTFNRDLKNNYKVLQQHGISIDDASWFLPPYEWYNAATVNWAGALGLKTVNFSPGIRSNADYTTPDMKNYLSSNQIIKSIFQVEEEQGLNGAVVLIHPGTEAKRTDKFYLRLEELIEKLQTKGYRFKRLP, from the coding sequence ATGACAAAGCGTGCTCTTCTCTTACTGTTTTTTTTGTTTGGTGTGTCACTGAGTTTTGCGCAACAGAAAGTTATTCGGGTCAATCAATTGGGGTATTTACCTCAGTCGGTTAAAGTGGCAGTTTTCCTTTCATCAGAAGCGCAAGATGCCGGGGAGTTTCAGGTACTTGAGGCTTTAACAGGTAAACCAGTATACGAAGCAGAAGTAAAACATTCCAATGGCTCGGACTGGGGAATGAAGACCGCTTTCCGACTCGATTTCTCTGCTGTAACAAAGTCTGGCGGTTATTATCTGAAGCTGGGCGAAACGCATTCTCCGGCTTTTCAAATTGCTACCGATGTGTATAATGGAACCGCAGATTTTCTGTTAAAGTATATGCGCCAGCAACGTTGTGGTTTTAATCCTTATTTGCAGGATTCGTGTCATTTGCACGATGGAATTATTGTCGATCATCCCACAAAAACCGGCAAAAAAATTGATGTTACCGGAGGATGGCACGATGCTTCGGACTATCTGCAATACCTTACCACCTCGGCAAATGCAACTTATCAGTTGCTGTATGCCTATCAGCAAAATCCAACTGTTTTTAACGATGATTACAAGGGAAATGGTTTGCCGGGAGCCAATGGGATACCCGATATTTTGGATGAAGCCAAATGGGGGCTCGACTGGATGGTGAAAATGAATCCATTGGCGGGTGAAATGTACAACCAAATTGCCGACGACAGAGATCATCGAGGGTATCGTTTGCCTAATAAAGATACGGTGAGCTACGGACTAGAGGGAACTTACCGGCCGGTTTATTTTATTACCGGCAATTCGCAAGGACTGGCTGAGCATAAAAACCGAACAACAGGAGTTTCATCGAGTGCTGCAAAATACGCATCGTCATTTGCTTTGGGAGCGATGATGATTAAAAAGTATTACCCGGAATTCGCTAAGCAAATAGAACGAAAAGCTGCCGAAGCCTATACCTTTGCATTGAGTGATTTGGGCGCTTGTCAAACAGCATGTAATGTTTCGCCATATTTTTACGAGGAAGCTAATTATGTGGATGATGTAGAACTGGCAGCCACAACTTTGTATCAGTTAACCGGCAATGAGTATTATCTTGCAGAAGCAAAAAAATGGGGCAGTGTTGAAAATGTTACACCCTGGATGTCGACGGGTTTTGCACGACATTACCAATTTTACCCATTTGTTAATCTTGGGCATGTTTTTTTGGCTCAAAAAGACGAAAACTTTGCCGATTATTTAAAACAAGGATTAACCCATATTTATGATCGTGGAAAGGACGATCCTTTTCTGAATGGTATTCCTTTCATTTGGTGCTCAAATAATCTGGTTGCTGCCGCACTAACACAGGCAAGAACTTACGAAGAAATTACCGGTGACTATACTTTTGTAGAAATGGAAGCTGCATTACGCGACTGGCTGTTTGGCTGCAATCCTTGGGGAACAAGCATGATTTGTGGATTGCCGGCGGGTGGCGATAACCCGGAGTTGCCGCATTCGTCCATCACAAAAATACTGGGCGAAACAACTTACGGCGGATTAGTTGATGGGCCAATCTCGAACACTCTTTTTTCTAGCCTGATAGGAATAAATATTCAGCAACCCGATCCTCTGGAGGATTTTAACATGGGCAAGGCGGTTTATCACGATGATATGGGCGATTATTCTTCGAACGAACCTACCATGGATGGCACCGCAAGTTTAAGCTATTATTTGTCGTCGTTGGAAGAACTGGGAATTGATCAACACAATGAGTATGAAAAAGATGGACAGGGAGCGATTCGACGCATTAATCCATCAGAAAAAAATATTTATCTCATATTCTCGGCACACGATAAAGCAGAAGGTGCAGCGCATATTTTAAAGGTGTTGAACAAAAAGAATTGTAAAGCATCTTTCTTTTTCACCGGCGACTTTTTGCGTGATAAACAATTTCAATCCACAATTAAAAAAGTGGTTAAAAACGGGCATTATTTTGGTGCTCATTCCGATAAGCATTTGTTGTATTGCGATTGGACAAAAAGAGATTCTTTACTGGTTGACAGATTTACCTTTAACCGGGATTTGAAAAACAACTACAAAGTCTTGCAACAGCATGGAATAAGTATTGATGATGCAAGCTGGTTTCTTCCTCCTTACGAGTGGTATAATGCAGCAACGGTAAACTGGGCCGGTGCTCTTGGATTGAAAACGGTAAACTTCTCGCCGGGAATAAGAAGCAATGCAGATTATACAACTCCTGATATGAAAAATTATTTATCTTCCAATCAAATTATAAAAAGCATTTTTCAAGTAGAAGAGGAGCAGGGATTAAACGGCGCTGTTGTGCTTATTCATCCCGGAACCGAAGCGAAACGAACAGATAAATTTTATCTTCGTTTGGAAGAATTGATTGAAAAACTACAAACAAAAGGGTATCGTTTTAAACGTTTGCCTTAG
- a CDS encoding MFS transporter yields the protein MANTKDQRSPWSWIPTLYFAEGLPYVIVMTLSVIMYKRLGISNTDIALYTSWLYLPWVIKPLWSPIVDLLKTKRFWIVIMQLVVGVGLAGVAFTIPVHSFFQYTLAFFWLLAFSSATHDIAADGFYMLGLSQGDQSFFVGIRSTFYRFAMLTGQGLLVILAGALETATGLEPLEVNVTSQNIPLQEISFKPESYQQLHESGDIYFVSESDVKVPIGLMPKEQAADIKKSVDEWNIKNNYYAGEKVVAAKDEGWWTRKVSAPLKETLKEKFNKETVDLSSEVGNLAIIPIQLSTKPEPGEQVVLNFGYEKGDASIKLVKTYRYEFDETNWDKPAFALVQLDPKLKKATQTTFVGRSGNIKFSWSVVMACIAVLFVAFSLYHRFALPHPTTDVANKTEGKSVLAEFFETFAAFFRKKEIVSIMLFLLLYRLAESQLVKMASPFLLDAREAGGLGITTGDLGLVYGTAGMIALTIGGILGGIVASRKGLKYWLWWMALAINLPNLCYLLLSLFNPTSLWWISAAVVVEQFGYGFGFTAYMLFSIYVSEGKHKTAHYAITTGFMALGMMIPGMLSGWLQEIIGYQSFFVWVMICTIPIFLVLPFVKVDSKFGIKEKE from the coding sequence ATGGCTAATACAAAAGATCAACGCAGTCCCTGGTCCTGGATTCCCACACTTTATTTTGCCGAAGGATTACCCTATGTAATTGTAATGACTCTTTCGGTGATTATGTACAAACGGCTTGGTATTTCAAACACCGATATTGCATTATACACCAGCTGGTTGTATTTGCCGTGGGTGATAAAACCCTTATGGAGCCCCATTGTTGATTTGTTGAAAACCAAGCGCTTCTGGATTGTTATTATGCAGTTGGTTGTTGGTGTTGGATTGGCGGGTGTGGCATTTACTATTCCTGTCCATAGTTTTTTTCAATATACGCTGGCATTTTTCTGGTTACTGGCTTTTAGCTCGGCAACACACGATATTGCTGCCGATGGTTTTTATATGCTGGGATTGTCGCAGGGCGATCAGTCGTTTTTTGTGGGCATCAGAAGTACATTTTACCGCTTTGCCATGCTTACCGGGCAGGGGCTTTTGGTGATTCTTGCCGGAGCTTTGGAAACAGCTACAGGGTTGGAGCCCCTCGAAGTCAATGTTACAAGTCAAAATATTCCGCTTCAGGAAATTTCGTTTAAGCCTGAAAGTTATCAGCAGTTGCACGAGTCGGGCGATATCTATTTTGTGTCGGAGAGCGACGTAAAAGTGCCCATTGGTTTAATGCCAAAAGAACAGGCCGCTGATATCAAAAAAAGTGTAGATGAATGGAATATCAAAAATAATTATTACGCTGGTGAAAAGGTAGTTGCTGCAAAAGATGAAGGCTGGTGGACTCGAAAAGTGTCTGCTCCGTTAAAAGAAACGCTGAAAGAAAAATTCAATAAAGAAACCGTTGACCTGAGTTCGGAAGTTGGTAACCTGGCAATTATTCCTATTCAACTCTCCACAAAGCCCGAACCCGGTGAGCAGGTAGTGCTTAATTTTGGTTACGAAAAAGGCGATGCCAGTATAAAACTGGTAAAAACTTACCGCTATGAATTTGATGAAACCAACTGGGATAAGCCCGCTTTTGCACTTGTTCAGCTCGATCCGAAACTAAAAAAGGCCACACAAACAACTTTTGTTGGCCGTTCGGGAAATATAAAATTTTCGTGGTCGGTAGTTATGGCTTGTATTGCTGTTTTGTTTGTGGCATTCTCGCTGTATCACCGTTTTGCTTTGCCACATCCAACAACCGATGTTGCCAACAAAACCGAAGGAAAAAGTGTGTTGGCCGAATTTTTCGAAACCTTTGCTGCCTTTTTCCGCAAAAAGGAGATTGTTTCTATCATGTTATTTCTGCTGTTGTACAGGCTGGCCGAGTCGCAGCTGGTAAAGATGGCTTCTCCATTCTTGCTTGATGCCCGGGAGGCAGGAGGGCTGGGAATTACTACCGGAGACCTTGGTTTGGTTTATGGAACGGCGGGAATGATTGCGCTTACCATTGGTGGAATTCTTGGCGGTATTGTAGCCTCGCGAAAAGGTTTAAAATACTGGCTTTGGTGGATGGCACTAGCCATTAATCTACCCAATCTTTGTTATCTTTTGCTTTCATTGTTTAATCCCACATCATTATGGTGGATATCTGCTGCCGTTGTGGTTGAACAGTTTGGTTACGGCTTTGGATTTACAGCTTATATGCTGTTCTCCATTTATGTTTCGGAAGGAAAACATAAAACCGCGCACTACGCTATTACTACCGGTTTTATGGCCTTGGGAATGATGATTCCCGGAATGTTGAGTGGCTGGTTACAGGAAATAATCGGTTACCAGAGTTTCTTTGTGTGGGTGATGATCTGCACCATTCCGATCTTTTTGGTGTTGCCTTTTGTAAAAGTCGATTCGAAGTTTGGTATTAAGGAGAAAGAGTAA
- a CDS encoding golvesin C-terminal-like domain-containing protein gives MKELNLTKSKVLKISKKKLDVLFFLLFLLFYISASAQQKGNLKEQLNKELKQKSSAFFYSGNENYINGKKVSLDTALFSSTNDTLFLYFNKALAEMPFRENSLSAVSDSIKQVLPDSLKEIPLKIWANQLLLEELIPNYYRYEIPVDEGRLTSTNRKRRNVVHEIRPFLISEGLDGANIALWNSHGWYYETSRDRWEWQRARLFTNLEDISPSSFIIPFIIPMLENAGANVFNARERDWQINEVVVDNDRSTGKSKFRKPRKRSDEEKGFAFSELIKGAKNPFQEGTAIQFESRKKENVATYIPDFLAAGKYGVYVSYAKGDGAVTYRVTHSGGVTDFLVDQRMGYGTWIYLDKFYFNEGKDKRAAKVELIAPEGEGKIFSADAVRFGGGMGNIVRNGRAGGLSRFFEGARYNLQYSGAPDTLVWNLHNGEDDYKDDYMSRGEWVDWLMGAPFGPTKNRMTQGLGIPIDLAFAFHTDAGILPDNKIVGTLGIYSTDRDTSVFPDGQSKYASRDLTDLIQTQIVSDINSVYKCNWTRRGMWNAQYSEAYRPQVPTMLLELLSHQNLEDVKYVLNPQFRFDVSRAIYKGMLRFISAQNGLDYVVQPLPVDHFAASFTNESTVKLSWKPVADELEPTAAPEKYLVYKRVGDNGFDNGTLVNETEITLSNIEPGKIYGFRVTAVNAGGESFPSETVAVGIAQNSKGEVLIVNGFDRIDGPAIFETDSLAGVWRFLDHGVAYGYDMSTTGDQYDFERKSVWLDDDSPGFGASYADLETAIFRGNTFDFSMIHGKSLLANGYSFVSSSDEAVEEGLTNLNDYKLVDLLYGEEKQTFLPGNDSVPYYEIYTEKMINALSAYVENGGNIFMSGAYVGAEIPKEKKRKEQIENLLGSKWRTDHAVQNGQFYSVNSNRNFTGEFNTDYVLEQYPVESPDGIEAFNKNGETIFRYTENGISAGVFYENKYKSVVLGFPFESVKGQKNRDILMRDILEMLNE, from the coding sequence ATGAAGGAATTAAACCTGACTAAATCAAAAGTCCTAAAAATAAGTAAGAAAAAGCTGGATGTACTGTTTTTCTTGCTCTTTCTTCTTTTTTATATCTCAGCAAGTGCGCAGCAGAAGGGAAATCTGAAAGAACAGTTGAATAAAGAGCTGAAGCAAAAAAGCAGTGCTTTTTTCTATTCAGGAAATGAAAACTACATCAACGGTAAAAAAGTTTCGCTTGATACGGCGTTGTTTTCATCCACCAACGATACACTATTTCTTTATTTTAATAAAGCGTTGGCAGAAATGCCATTTAGAGAGAATAGTTTGTCGGCAGTTAGCGATTCAATCAAACAGGTTTTGCCCGATTCCCTAAAAGAAATTCCACTAAAAATATGGGCTAATCAATTGCTTTTAGAGGAGTTGATTCCGAATTATTACCGGTACGAAATTCCTGTTGATGAAGGTAGGTTAACTTCAACAAATCGAAAAAGAAGGAATGTCGTTCATGAAATTAGACCTTTCCTGATTTCTGAAGGTCTTGATGGAGCTAATATTGCTTTGTGGAACAGTCATGGCTGGTACTACGAAACTTCGCGCGACCGGTGGGAATGGCAGCGTGCACGTTTATTCACCAATCTTGAAGATATTTCGCCGAGTTCATTTATTATTCCTTTTATAATCCCAATGCTGGAAAATGCCGGTGCCAATGTTTTTAATGCGCGTGAACGCGACTGGCAAATTAACGAGGTTGTTGTTGATAATGATCGATCGACAGGCAAAAGTAAATTCCGAAAGCCAAGAAAGCGCAGCGATGAAGAAAAAGGATTTGCTTTTTCAGAGTTAATTAAGGGAGCGAAAAATCCTTTTCAGGAAGGTACGGCAATACAATTCGAAAGCAGAAAAAAGGAAAATGTTGCCACTTACATTCCTGATTTCCTGGCAGCGGGAAAATACGGCGTTTATGTTTCGTATGCAAAAGGTGATGGGGCGGTTACCTACCGGGTAACGCATTCGGGTGGTGTCACCGATTTTTTGGTTGATCAGCGAATGGGCTACGGAACATGGATTTACCTCGATAAATTTTATTTCAACGAAGGCAAAGATAAAAGAGCGGCAAAAGTTGAACTGATTGCACCGGAAGGCGAGGGGAAAATATTTTCGGCAGATGCTGTTCGTTTTGGCGGAGGAATGGGAAATATCGTTCGCAATGGCAGGGCCGGCGGACTTTCACGCTTTTTTGAGGGTGCCCGCTATAATCTGCAATACTCGGGGGCACCTGATACGCTGGTGTGGAACCTGCACAACGGAGAAGATGACTATAAAGATGATTACATGAGCCGTGGCGAATGGGTAGATTGGTTGATGGGAGCCCCATTTGGCCCTACAAAAAACCGAATGACCCAGGGATTAGGAATTCCGATCGATCTGGCTTTTGCTTTCCACACCGATGCAGGAATTTTACCCGACAATAAAATTGTGGGAACGCTTGGAATTTATTCAACCGACCGTGATACTTCTGTTTTCCCCGATGGTCAGTCGAAATATGCTTCGCGCGATCTTACTGATTTGATACAAACGCAGATTGTAAGCGATATAAATTCGGTCTATAAATGTAACTGGACGCGCCGTGGAATGTGGAACGCGCAGTACAGCGAGGCTTATCGTCCGCAGGTGCCAACTATGTTGCTGGAGTTATTGTCGCACCAAAATCTGGAGGACGTAAAATATGTGCTCAATCCGCAATTTCGTTTTGATGTATCGCGTGCCATTTATAAGGGAATGTTGCGTTTTATTTCCGCACAAAACGGTTTGGATTATGTGGTGCAGCCTTTGCCAGTCGACCACTTCGCTGCAAGTTTTACAAATGAAAGTACTGTGAAATTATCGTGGAAACCGGTAGCTGACGAACTGGAACCAACTGCCGCGCCCGAGAAATATTTGGTGTATAAACGAGTTGGCGACAATGGATTTGATAACGGAACACTGGTAAATGAAACGGAAATCACACTTTCGAATATTGAGCCTGGAAAAATTTATGGATTTAGGGTTACAGCAGTAAATGCAGGCGGCGAAAGTTTTCCATCAGAAACAGTGGCAGTGGGTATTGCCCAAAACAGTAAAGGTGAGGTATTGATTGTAAATGGCTTCGATCGTATTGACGGACCGGCCATTTTTGAAACCGATTCGCTGGCTGGCGTTTGGCGCTTTCTCGATCATGGAGTTGCTTATGGATATGATATGTCTACCACAGGCGATCAGTACGATTTTGAAAGAAAATCTGTTTGGCTGGACGATGATAGTCCCGGTTTTGGAGCAAGTTATGCTGATCTGGAAACAGCCATTTTTAGAGGTAATACCTTCGATTTTTCAATGATTCACGGAAAAAGTTTGCTGGCTAACGGTTATAGTTTTGTTTCGTCGAGCGATGAAGCTGTTGAAGAGGGGCTGACCAATCTTAATGATTACAAATTGGTAGATCTTCTTTATGGCGAAGAAAAACAAACGTTTTTACCTGGAAACGACTCCGTTCCTTATTACGAAATTTATACCGAAAAAATGATCAATGCGCTTTCAGCTTACGTTGAAAACGGAGGAAATATATTTATGTCAGGCGCTTATGTGGGGGCTGAAATTCCAAAAGAAAAAAAGCGAAAAGAGCAAATTGAAAACTTGCTGGGATCTAAATGGCGAACAGATCATGCAGTACAGAACGGACAGTTTTATTCCGTGAATTCAAATCGTAACTTTACAGGTGAGTTCAACACCGACTATGTATTGGAGCAATATCCGGTTGAATCGCCCGACGGAATTGAGGCGTTTAATAAAAACGGCGAAACAATTTTCCGGTATACCGAAAACGGAATTAGTGCCGGCGTTTTTTACGAAAATAAATACAAGTCGGTGGTTTTGGGATTTCCTTTTGAAAGTGTAAAAGGGCAGAAAAATCGCGATATCTTAATGCGTGATATACTAGAAATGTTAAATGAATAG